Proteins encoded together in one Sinorhizobium meliloti window:
- a CDS encoding KTSC domain-containing protein, with protein sequence MRILRSSAILDSSAIHEVRYDAPRRTLSVWFLGNRRPYHYLDVPEEVYEELLHADSAGNYFNQHIRHHYGFLH encoded by the coding sequence ATGCGAATTCTACGATCCTCCGCAATCCTCGACTCCTCCGCCATCCACGAGGTCAGATACGACGCACCGCGCCGGACGTTGAGCGTCTGGTTCCTCGGCAACCGCAGGCCCTATCACTACCTCGACGTTCCGGAAGAGGTTTACGAGGAACTGTTGCATGCGGATTCCGCCGGCAACTATTTCAACCAGCACATACGCCATCACTACGGGTTCCTGCATTAA
- a CDS encoding amidase, which produces MPPSDVPSRDRLETVLARLDGRRNDERVFVKLYRERARAEADAADGRRREGKSLGPLDGRIVSIKDLFDIAGEPTLAGSIIRRAAPPATADAAIVRRLRAAGAVIIGKSHMTEFAFTAVGLNPHYPVPGNAVDPSLIPGGSSSGAAVSAAEGTSEIAIGSDSGGSVRIPAALQGLVGFKPTARRVSLEGAFPLSPSLDSIGPLARTVADCAAADAVMAGETPRPLEPVPLAGLKLGIPEGALLQGLAPEIAAAFERSLQALSRAGAKLAACRIDDLLARFAEATAIGSLAGLEASRVHAGWLPDDNAPVDVRVKSTLRRRLTVPDAAIQDLLRTRQELMRAMDKRLAPFDLTLLPTTPIPAVSIASVEEDRREYRRVEDLLLRNTQVANQFDLTAITLPMAGSSRPAGLMLMGRHGADAMLLGAAAAMEGLLQNG; this is translated from the coding sequence TTGCCCCCGTCAGATGTGCCGTCCCGCGACCGACTCGAAACCGTTCTCGCCCGACTTGACGGGCGGCGGAACGATGAACGCGTTTTTGTAAAGCTCTATCGGGAGCGAGCCCGGGCGGAAGCGGACGCTGCCGACGGGAGGCGGCGCGAGGGCAAGAGCCTCGGGCCCCTCGACGGGCGGATCGTCTCCATCAAGGACCTCTTCGACATCGCCGGCGAGCCGACGCTTGCGGGCTCCATCATCCGCCGCGCGGCGCCTCCGGCAACAGCGGACGCGGCGATCGTCCGGCGTCTCCGCGCGGCCGGCGCCGTCATCATCGGCAAGTCTCACATGACGGAATTCGCCTTTACCGCCGTCGGCCTCAATCCGCATTACCCGGTGCCCGGCAACGCCGTCGATCCGAGCCTCATTCCCGGCGGTTCCTCCTCGGGTGCCGCTGTCTCCGCGGCGGAGGGCACGAGCGAGATCGCCATCGGCTCCGACAGCGGCGGCTCGGTGCGCATTCCGGCCGCCCTGCAGGGCCTGGTCGGCTTCAAGCCCACCGCCCGCCGCGTATCTCTGGAGGGCGCCTTTCCCCTGTCCCCCAGCCTCGATTCGATCGGCCCGCTTGCGCGCACGGTCGCCGATTGCGCGGCCGCCGACGCGGTCATGGCCGGCGAGACGCCGAGGCCGCTCGAGCCCGTGCCGCTCGCCGGCCTGAAGCTCGGCATCCCCGAAGGCGCCCTTCTCCAAGGGCTTGCGCCGGAGATTGCGGCGGCTTTCGAAAGAAGCCTGCAGGCACTCTCCCGTGCGGGTGCGAAACTCGCCGCATGCAGGATCGACGATCTGCTTGCCCGCTTCGCCGAGGCAACCGCGATCGGCTCGCTCGCCGGCCTCGAGGCAAGCCGTGTGCACGCGGGCTGGCTCCCGGACGACAATGCGCCGGTCGACGTCCGCGTAAAATCCACATTGCGCCGCCGCCTCACGGTCCCCGACGCCGCGATCCAGGACCTGCTGCGGACGCGGCAAGAGCTCATGCGCGCCATGGACAAGCGGCTGGCACCCTTCGATCTTACGTTGCTGCCGACCACACCCATCCCCGCCGTCAGCATCGCCTCGGTCGAAGAGGACAGGAGGGAATACCGCCGCGTGGAGGACCTGCTGCTGCGCAACACTCAGGTTGCCAACCAGTTCGACCTGACCGCAATAACCCTGCCGATGGCGGGCTCGAGCCGGCCGGCAGGGCTGATGCTGATGGGCCGGCACGGCGCGGACGCGATGCTGCTCGGCGCTGCGGCCGCAATGGAGGGTCTGCTCCAGAACGGGTGA
- a CDS encoding DUF429 domain-containing protein: MSLHTSSNSVVGFDSAWTDNPKAPGAICVIRLDGDGAHLYLAPRLASFAEALDVIERERKDAQKCLVALDQPTIVPNLTGSRPVDRVAGSLISWIGGGVQPASRAKKGMFDDGAPIWRFKQAMGATEEPEIARTAFSGLFLIEVFPALALAAIEGAFCSRLAAPKYNPANRKRFKISDWQAVAEATRRFGMLNSLRHLDEWCLIAANAEAPSKADQDKVDALICGLIGLHWLVAPRDQSVMIGDLESGYMIAPATRGVHERLRAAARQRDVAIA, encoded by the coding sequence ATGAGCTTGCACACCAGTTCTAATTCCGTCGTAGGCTTCGACTCAGCCTGGACCGATAACCCGAAAGCTCCCGGAGCGATCTGCGTCATTCGTCTGGATGGCGACGGCGCACATTTGTATCTCGCGCCCCGGCTCGCCTCGTTTGCGGAGGCTCTGGATGTCATCGAGCGCGAGCGCAAGGATGCCCAGAAGTGCCTCGTGGCGCTAGACCAGCCGACGATCGTCCCGAACCTCACCGGGTCGCGTCCAGTCGACAGGGTAGCCGGGTCGCTGATTTCCTGGATTGGAGGCGGCGTTCAGCCTGCAAGCCGGGCGAAGAAGGGTATGTTCGACGACGGCGCGCCGATCTGGCGGTTCAAGCAGGCCATGGGAGCGACGGAAGAGCCGGAAATCGCACGAACGGCATTCAGCGGCCTCTTCCTGATCGAAGTTTTTCCGGCTCTGGCACTGGCTGCTATCGAGGGGGCCTTCTGTTCGAGGCTTGCAGCCCCGAAGTACAATCCTGCCAACCGGAAGCGCTTCAAGATCAGCGACTGGCAGGCAGTCGCAGAAGCGACCAGGCGGTTCGGCATGTTGAACTCGCTGCGGCACCTGGACGAATGGTGCTTGATAGCGGCAAACGCCGAGGCGCCGAGCAAGGCCGACCAGGACAAGGTCGACGCATTGATCTGCGGCCTCATCGGGTTGCATTGGCTTGTCGCTCCGCGGGATCAATCCGTGATGATCGGTGACCTGGAGAGTGGCTATATGATCGCGCCGGCGACGCGCGGCGTGCATGAGAGGTTGCGCGCGGCGGCGCGGCAGCGGGATGTAGCGATTGCCTGA